The Planktothrix agardhii NIES-204 genomic interval TAAATCGCCTGGTAGTCTTTGATGATACAGGCTTTGCAACCGTTTAAGCTGACTGGCTTTTAGACCTTGTAGTTGACCATAAATCGTTTCGATAGGCAGGTTTTACCAGTTTCCTGGCCCTCCATAAACAATAGGGGTTGATTTCAAATATGATAGCTTGAATTTTGATCGGAGTGTGGGCTGTGGGCTGTGCAAACCGGACTCATAACTTCATATTTTCTTGAGGACTATTAGATGTCGAATCTGATAGAATCCTTTTATATTTAGGGCTAAATTGATTAAATTTGTGATTAATCTTTAATCAAATGACAGGCTACAGAATGGTTTGAACCCATATCTTTTAATGGCGGTTCCTCCAGCCAACATTGTTCCATAACAGAGGGACAACGACTAGAAAATCGACATCCCATGGGCGGGTTTAGGAGACTAGGAATTTCTCCAGTTAATAAAATTCGTTGTCGTTTGGCTTCTAATTCTGGGTCAGGAATGGGGACGGCGGATAATAGGGCTTGGGTATAGGGATGGAGAGGATTTTCATACAAAGAAATTCTATCTGCAAGTTCAACAATTTTGCCCAAATACATCACTGCAACTCGGTCAGAAATATGACGAACTATGCTTAAATCATGGGCAATAAAAAGATAGGTTAAACCTAAATCTTGCTGTAGGTTTTGGATTAAATTAATCACTTGGGCTTGAATCGAAACATCCAAGGAGGCAATCGGTTCATCGCAAATAATGACATCAGGATTCATCGCTAATGCTCTTGCAATCCCTATTCTTTGTTGTTGTCCCCCTGAAAATTCATGGGGATAACGATTAATTGCATTATTATTTAATCCGACTAATTCCAATAATTCTTTGACGCGATTTTGAGCTATTTTAGTAGTAGCTAATTGATGAATAATTAAAGGTTCACTAATAATTTTTTCTACAGTCATTCGAGGGTTTAAGGAAGAATAAGGGTCTTGAAAAATCATTTGCATCCGGCGACGAAAGGGTTGCAATTCCTTGGGATTTAAAACGGTTAAATCGGTATTTTCAAAGTAAATTTTTCCCACCGTAGGAGGAGAAAGCTGTAAAATCATCCGTCCAGTTGTGCTTTTTCCACAACCTGATTCTCCGACTAAACTTAAGGTTTCTCCCCTATTAATATTAAAGGTAATTCCATCAACGGCTTTAATGGCTGCAACTTGACGTTGTAGCAAAATTCCTTCCATGACTGGAAAGTGTTTTTGTAAGTTTTCTACCCGAATTAGGGGAGTATTTTTTTGATTGGATTTAAGTTTTGTTTCTAAAGTATTAACCATATTTTTATTATAATAAATATTTATATTATAAGCAATTCGGCGATTGGGAATCCGGCGATTGGGAAATCACGTCTACACAAACGAAGTCCGCCTACGCGGACTAGGAAGGGAGTAGAGAATTTGCAATCGAAGATTCTTATAACCCGCGCAGGCGGGTTTTGTCTGTGTAGGCGCAATTTCAATCGCCGAGATTAGAGGAAATCTGGCGATTGGGAAATCGCGTCTACACAAACGAAGTCCGCCTACGCGGACTAGGGGTAGTTTTAGAAATTAATTCCCACTCAGAAATCATTGATTGCTGACGGTGGTGAACAGCTTGATTTCTGATATAATTAGCTACACTGTCGATGGCATCGTGGCTAACGGTAAAAGCCCCGTAGCTGCCTTGCCACTTAAAAAAATCACCCGGTTTAAGTTGGTGAGTTACGAAATGAGAGGAACTTCCCTTAATTTGCTTAATTATTTCAGCTACCGCCAAAGTTGTTGGAAAACCTATTAGCAAGTGAACATGGTCTTCTATACCTCCAACTGCGATTACAGTACATTCTAATTTTTTACATTCTCCAATAATAACGGCATAGATTTCTTGCTGAATATCAGGAGTAATCAAAGGTAATCTATCCCAGGTTGCCCAGACATAATGGAGATATATTTGCGTAAAATTTTCTCTCATTTTAATTACAATATCCTAAATTTATCCCCAACCCGCGCAGGCGGGTTTTGTCTGTGTAGACGCAATTTCAATCGCCGAAATTAAAGCGATTAGATTAGAAATCCGGCGATTAGGAAATCGCGTCTACAGAAACGAAGTCCGCCTGCGCGGACTGGGAAGGCGTCAACAATAATCCTTAATAAATAGTATAATTGATTGCACCATCCCAAATCCG includes:
- a CDS encoding putative oligopeptide ABC transporter ATP-binding protein, whose protein sequence is MVNTLETKLKSNQKNTPLIRVENLQKHFPVMEGILLQRQVAAIKAVDGITFNINRGETLSLVGESGCGKSTTGRMILQLSPPTVGKIYFENTDLTVLNPKELQPFRRRMQMIFQDPYSSLNPRMTVEKIISEPLIIHQLATTKIAQNRVKELLELVGLNNNAINRYPHEFSGGQQQRIGIARALAMNPDVIICDEPIASLDVSIQAQVINLIQNLQQDLGLTYLFIAHDLSIVRHISDRVAVMYLGKIVELADRISLYENPLHPYTQALLSAVPIPDPELEAKRQRILLTGEIPSLLNPPMGCRFSSRCPSVMEQCWLEEPPLKDMGSNHSVACHLIKD
- a CDS encoding transposase IS200-family protein, translating into MRENFTQIYLHYVWATWDRLPLITPDIQQEIYAVIIGECKKLECTVIAVGGIEDHVHLLIGFPTTLAVAEIIKQIKGSSSHFVTHQLKPGDFFKWQGSYGAFTVSHDAIDSVANYIRNQAVHHRQQSMISEWELISKTTPSPRRRTSFV